CATGGTGGCCCGCTGACCCTCATGGGGGGAGGCCCGCACCTCAGGCAGAAGCGGGCGTCCGAAAGGCATGCAAGCCCTTGATGTGGCTGGCTGTTTTGACCCTTTGGAGGGTCTGCTGAATAAGGTGACGAGCCTTGACCCCGGCACTGACTCCACAGTTAGGGCTGCTTGGTTCCCCATCTGACCCGGTTGGCCGCTTCACCATGCGGGAAGGCCCGTCGGGGTCAATTGTAGGCGATGAGCAAGGCCGTGGGTTGAGCGTGGCTATTTTCCGCCGCACCTTAGAATCTCCCCATGTCGTCATATGTTGTCCTGGCCCGCAAATACCGTCCGCGCAATTTCGCCGAGATGGTGGGGCAGTCGCACGTTGTGCAGGCGCTGAGCAACGCGCTGACGTCGCAACGGCTGCACCATGCCTATTTGTTCACAGGCACCCGGGGCGTGGGCAAGACCACCGTGTCGCGTATTTTGGCCAAATCGCTCAACTGCCTGGGCGCAGACGGGCAGGGCGGCATCACCGCCGAGCCTTGCGGCGTGTGCCAGTCATGCACCGATATCGATGCGGGCCGGTTTGTTGACTACACCGAGCTGGATGCCGCCTCGAACCGGAGCGTCGGCGAGATGCAGACGTTGCTGGAGCAGTCGGTCTACAAACCCGTCCAGGGACGCTTCAAGGTCTTCATGATCGACGAGGTACACATGCTGACCGGGCATGCCTTCAACGCCATGCTCAAGACGCTTGAAGAGCCACCCGAGTATTTGAAGTTCGTTCTGGCCACGACCGATCCGCAAAAAGTGCCTGTGACGGTGCTGTCTCGTTGCCTGCAGTTCAATTTGCGGCCCATGGCGCCGCAGACGGTGCAGGAACACCTGCAGCATGTGTTGCAGGCAGAAGGCGTGAGCGCCGAGCCCAACGCGCTGCGCCTGATTGCCCGTGCGGCGCGTGGCTCGATGCGCGATGCTTTGTCGTTGACCGATCAGGCCCTGAGCTTTGGCGCTGGCGAGTTGCCCGAGGCCGTGGTGCGCCAGATGCTGGGCGCGGTTGATCGAACCCATGTGTTTCAGTTGATTGATGCGCTCGGGCAAGGGGATGGTGCCACCGTGGTGAATACCATCGACGGGTTGCGCGTGAATGGCCTGAATGCGGCTTCCACGCTTGAAGAAATGACCACGGTCTTGCAACGCATGGCGGTGGTTCAGGCGGTGCCCGACCACGCCAATGTGGCGTCTGCACTTGACGACCCCGATGCGGTGGAAATCGAGCGACTGGCACACAGCATGCCCGCAGACGAAACCCAGCTGCTCTACAGCCTGTGTTTGCACGGTCGCGCAGAGCTGGGGCTGGCACCTGATGAGTACGCGGCCCTGACCATGGTGCTGCTGCGTTTGCTGGCTTTCAAACCCGCCGGCGCTTCAGTGGAAAAAAAAACTCTGAAATCGGCGCCTGAGGCGCGGCCAGAGTCAAAGTCTCAGGGAACGCCAGACGGGCCAGAAGCGCTTGGGCGCCCTGATTCCCCACCCCAGGTCGCGCCACTCAAGGCTGCGCCAGCTGCGGCAAGGCCGGTTTTGACCGCCGTGCCGGTCCATGCAACCCGCTCGACAACCCCCCCAGGGCCTGCAGCGATGCCCATAGCGGCGCCACTGGCCGGATCTGGCCAGACTGCACAACCGGCATCCGCCTTCAACGCCGAGGATGAGGGTGGGGCTGAGTCCGAAGATGACGCACCACCTTGGGAGTCTCTGTCCACTGAGCGGCCCGAACCTGCGGTGGTGGCTCGGTCGATGAGGTCCATTCCGGTTCGCGAAGCCGGTGTGTCCACGCGGCTGGATCAACGGCGTGAGCCTGAAGAAAAAGCTTCGGCCAGAGAGCTGCAAAGCACGCCCGAGGGAGACTTCTGGATGGGCTTGGTTCAGGCCCTGATTCAGGCAGAAGCGGTCACCGCCCTGGTGCGCGAACTGGCGCTGCAATCGCAGCTGGTGGCGCGCGATGGCGAACGTTGGCTGCTGCGCGTGGAGCGGGAATCACTCAGCCAGTCCAATGCACCCGATCGACTGGCCTCGGCATTGGCGACCCTTGAACACAGGGCCCAGGTGGTGGTGGAAATTGGTACCGTCAACGACTCACCTGCGCTCAGGCTGGCCGCGCTCGCGGCGCAAAAACAGCGTGAAGCCGAGGCCATCATCATGGGCGATGCGTTCGTCCAGTCGGTGGTGCGCGACTTTGGCGGCAAAATCGTGCCAGGCACACTGAAAGCAACCGGTTGAGCCCGCTGTGCGGGTTTGGCAATTTATTTTTTTCGATCTACAAGGAAAACCATGTTCAACAAAGGACAACTCGCCGGCTTGATGAAACAGGCGCAGGCGATGCAAGACAACCTGAAGAAGGCACAGGACGAACTGGCTTTCGTGGAAGTGACTGGTGAAGCCGGCGCTGGCCTGGTGACGGTGCTCATGACGTGCAAGCACGATGTGAAGCGCGTGACCATTGACCCCAGCTTGCTGGCTGAAGACAAAGACATGCTGGAAGACCTGGTGGCGGCAGCGTTCAATGCCGCGGTGCGCAAGGCAGAAGAAACCAGCAACGAGAAAATGGGCAAGCTCACAGCCGGCATGCCTGGCCTGCCGGGCGGCATGAAGCTCCCGTTCTGAGACGCCTGAATCTGGCTCTCTTTTTGACAGCGAGGGTTCGATATCTGCGGCAGTGGTTTTTTGACCTCCGCTTGATTTCCTGTCCGCTGATCGCGCCTCCAGGCGCCTCTCTCCAATGAAGTGCCATGGCCGACAACCATTCCCTTGAACTGCTGGTTCAAGCGCTCAAGCGCTTGCCGGGGGTCGGCGTCAAGTCGGCTCAACGAATGGCCTTCCATCTGTTGCAGCATGACCGCGAAGGGGCTGTGCATCTGGCGCAGGCGCTTCAGCACGCGTGTGCTCAGGTGCGGCATTGCGAGCTGTGCCACACGTTTACCGAGGCTGCGGTATGCCACACCTGTCTCGATGTGCGCCGCGATCGCAGTCAGCTGTGTGTGGTGGAAAACCCTGCCGATCAGGCCGCTTTGGAACGCACCGGTGCCTACAAGGGCTTGTTCTTCGTACTCATGGGCAAGCTCAGTCCGCTGGATGACGTGGGCCCTAAAGACATTGGTTTGCAAAAGTTGTTTGACCGTGTTGACGTGATCGTGGATGGCGAACGTGAGGTGCGCGAAGTGATTCTTGCCACCAATTTCACCGCAGAAGGCGAAACCACGGCGCATGTGATTGCTCAAGCGCTCAAGGCGCGGGGCGTGAACGTGACCC
This region of Hydrogenophaga crassostreae genomic DNA includes:
- a CDS encoding YbaB/EbfC family nucleoid-associated protein, yielding MFNKGQLAGLMKQAQAMQDNLKKAQDELAFVEVTGEAGAGLVTVLMTCKHDVKRVTIDPSLLAEDKDMLEDLVAAAFNAAVRKAEETSNEKMGKLTAGMPGLPGGMKLPF
- the recR gene encoding recombination mediator RecR, giving the protein MADNHSLELLVQALKRLPGVGVKSAQRMAFHLLQHDREGAVHLAQALQHACAQVRHCELCHTFTEAAVCHTCLDVRRDRSQLCVVENPADQAALERTGAYKGLFFVLMGKLSPLDDVGPKDIGLQKLFDRVDVIVDGEREVREVILATNFTAEGETTAHVIAQALKARGVNVTRLARGVPVGSELEYVDLGTIAHALVDRR
- the dnaX gene encoding DNA polymerase III subunit gamma/tau → MSSYVVLARKYRPRNFAEMVGQSHVVQALSNALTSQRLHHAYLFTGTRGVGKTTVSRILAKSLNCLGADGQGGITAEPCGVCQSCTDIDAGRFVDYTELDAASNRSVGEMQTLLEQSVYKPVQGRFKVFMIDEVHMLTGHAFNAMLKTLEEPPEYLKFVLATTDPQKVPVTVLSRCLQFNLRPMAPQTVQEHLQHVLQAEGVSAEPNALRLIARAARGSMRDALSLTDQALSFGAGELPEAVVRQMLGAVDRTHVFQLIDALGQGDGATVVNTIDGLRVNGLNAASTLEEMTTVLQRMAVVQAVPDHANVASALDDPDAVEIERLAHSMPADETQLLYSLCLHGRAELGLAPDEYAALTMVLLRLLAFKPAGASVEKKTLKSAPEARPESKSQGTPDGPEALGRPDSPPQVAPLKAAPAAARPVLTAVPVHATRSTTPPGPAAMPIAAPLAGSGQTAQPASAFNAEDEGGAESEDDAPPWESLSTERPEPAVVARSMRSIPVREAGVSTRLDQRREPEEKASARELQSTPEGDFWMGLVQALIQAEAVTALVRELALQSQLVARDGERWLLRVERESLSQSNAPDRLASALATLEHRAQVVVEIGTVNDSPALRLAALAAQKQREAEAIIMGDAFVQSVVRDFGGKIVPGTLKATG